The following coding sequences lie in one Candidatus Methylomirabilota bacterium genomic window:
- a CDS encoding patatin-like phospholipase family protein, which yields MTAMRVMTLGLCVTLLSGCASAHYVTLVPGKDARDCGVTVPTADLHIGVALSGGGSRAALFGSAGLEALAGVRMPDGSSLLEHITHLSSVSGGSIAATHYALRKPGKGVKVLNPDGTMTAEYQTFFKQYREDLSQDFETPLIWRQLLSFRWINSALAARTLAEILAEKLYGDARLQTVAARETAGDSPGLIVNTTLYNNGRRLAMTSLAPEAFDYDFFADLERELKEQGSKLTPFAWMRERWKVIRPLTPMDIGADPCTFGMSGVVAASASFPPLVGPITMRVGKQESYWHAGDGGLYENQGLETLLLLYLKQLQIKRAKRVLILGFDSSYPFSVGERKLLRRSLPFSLLTFDFSRIPSIMEERASTYSSLFFGTLQLQGVVPDPQTLTVMVLRHTDAKWAADLSDLPPACQTETERKTFEDADDVVERIAEIPTRLVITSECDRQLLETAARKVVAAHRDRILNFIGQQ from the coding sequence ATGACGGCAATGCGGGTGATGACGCTGGGGCTCTGCGTGACCCTTCTCTCCGGCTGCGCGAGCGCCCACTACGTGACACTCGTTCCGGGCAAGGACGCGCGCGACTGCGGAGTCACGGTGCCCACGGCCGACCTGCACATCGGCGTCGCCCTGTCCGGCGGCGGCAGCCGCGCCGCCCTGTTCGGCTCCGCGGGGCTCGAGGCCCTGGCCGGCGTGCGCATGCCCGACGGCTCCTCGCTGCTCGAGCACATCACGCATCTCTCGAGCGTGTCGGGCGGCAGCATCGCCGCGACGCACTACGCGCTGCGGAAACCGGGCAAGGGCGTGAAGGTCCTGAATCCCGACGGCACCATGACCGCCGAGTACCAGACCTTCTTCAAGCAGTACCGGGAGGATCTGAGCCAGGACTTCGAGACGCCGCTGATCTGGCGGCAGCTCCTGTCCTTCCGGTGGATCAACTCGGCGCTCGCGGCCCGGACGCTCGCCGAGATCCTCGCGGAGAAGCTCTACGGCGACGCGCGCCTGCAAACCGTCGCCGCGCGCGAGACCGCGGGCGACAGCCCGGGACTCATCGTCAACACGACCCTCTACAACAACGGCCGCCGGCTCGCGATGACCTCGCTGGCCCCGGAAGCGTTCGACTACGACTTCTTTGCCGATCTCGAGCGAGAGCTCAAGGAGCAGGGAAGCAAGCTCACGCCATTCGCATGGATGCGCGAGCGGTGGAAGGTCATTCGCCCCTTGACGCCGATGGACATCGGCGCGGATCCCTGCACGTTCGGCATGAGCGGCGTGGTCGCCGCCTCCGCATCCTTTCCGCCGCTGGTCGGACCCATCACGATGCGGGTCGGCAAGCAGGAGTCCTACTGGCACGCCGGCGACGGGGGCCTGTACGAGAATCAGGGCCTGGAGACGCTGCTCCTGCTCTACTTGAAGCAGCTCCAGATCAAGCGGGCCAAGCGCGTGCTGATCCTCGGCTTCGACAGCTCGTATCCGTTCTCGGTCGGCGAGCGCAAGCTCCTGCGCCGCTCGCTGCCGTTCTCGCTGCTCACCTTCGACTTTTCCCGCATCCCCTCGATCATGGAGGAGCGGGCCTCGACGTATTCGAGCCTCTTCTTCGGGACCCTCCAGCTCCAGGGCGTGGTGCCGGATCCCCAGACCCTCACGGTGATGGTGCTCCGCCACACCGACGCCAAGTGGGCCGCGGATCTCTCCGATCTCCCGCCCGCTTGCCAGACGGAGACCGAGCGCAAGACCTTCGAGGACGCCGACGACGTGGTGGAGCGCATCGCCGAGATCCCCACCCGGCTCGTGATCACGTCGGAATGCGACCGTCAGCTCCTCGAGACGGCCGCCCGAAAGGTAGTCGCGGCGCACCGCGACCGGATCCTGAACTTCATCGGCCAGCAGTAG
- a CDS encoding metal-dependent hydrolase gives MPTILTHAVVACGISSVLTRFRRMPPLFWLLAAGLSILPDADVVAWPLGIPWGTLWAHRGITHSFPTAALVSYVGARVAFRPLRLPFFWLWGCYFLVMASHGFLDAFTNGGPGVAFLAPFDDTRYFFPWRPIVVSPIGRDILSHWGLRTIVSELLWVWAPTIALVGMAWLARGRGVRRPA, from the coding sequence ATGCCGACCATCCTCACCCATGCCGTCGTGGCCTGCGGCATCAGCAGTGTGCTCACGCGGTTTCGTCGGATGCCGCCGCTGTTCTGGTTGCTCGCGGCTGGACTCTCCATCCTGCCCGACGCGGACGTGGTGGCGTGGCCTCTCGGTATTCCCTGGGGTACGCTCTGGGCGCACCGGGGCATCACGCACTCGTTTCCCACCGCCGCCCTGGTGTCCTACGTGGGCGCGCGGGTCGCCTTCCGGCCGCTGCGCCTGCCGTTCTTCTGGCTGTGGGGCTGCTATTTCCTCGTGATGGCCTCCCACGGCTTCCTCGACGCGTTCACCAACGGCGGACCCGGCGTGGCCTTCCTCGCGCCCTTCGACGACACGCGCTACTTCTTTCCGTGGCGTCCAATCGTGGTCTCGCCCATCGGGCGCGACATCCTGAGCCACTGGGGCCTGCGCACGATCGTGAGCGAGCTCCTCTGGGTGTGGGCGCCGACGATCGCGCTGGTCGGGATGGCCTGGCTAGCGCGCGGGCGCGGGGTCCGCCGGCCGGCATGA
- a CDS encoding pyridoxamine 5'-phosphate oxidase family protein, whose translation MRTSRRRGKVRLSRKAAAMLRLARVSRIATAGASGTPHLVPVCHALVGGKLYLGSGKRGRKVRNVLSNPRLTLTVDEYAEDWAWLRGVMVQGRARVIERGPTFRRIRRAIYRKYVQYPTDAALSESDSVIIELTPTHVFTWGLD comes from the coding sequence GTGCGGACGTCCCGCCGTCGGGGCAAGGTGCGGTTGTCGCGGAAGGCCGCCGCGATGCTCCGCCTGGCCCGGGTCTCGCGCATCGCCACCGCGGGCGCCAGCGGGACTCCGCACCTCGTTCCCGTGTGCCACGCGCTGGTGGGGGGAAAACTCTACCTGGGGTCGGGCAAGCGCGGCCGCAAAGTGCGGAACGTGCTCTCCAATCCCCGGCTGACCCTGACCGTCGACGAATACGCGGAAGACTGGGCGTGGCTTCGCGGCGTCATGGTGCAGGGGCGCGCGCGGGTGATCGAGCGCGGGCCGACCTTCCGCCGCATCCGCCGCGCGATCTATCGTAAGTACGTGCAGTACCCCACCGACGCGGCGCTGAGCGAGTCGGACTCGGTCATCATCGAGCTGACACCCACGCACGTATTCACCTGGGGGTTGGATTGA
- a CDS encoding molybdopterin cofactor-binding domain-containing protein produces the protein MIRVRPGAALSRRALLQAAGALIVTFSLPSAARAQTPRIGEDEPVLPGQVAAPGQSIPPGQIDAWLAIAPDGGVNLYTGKVELGTGVATALAQIVAEELDVAVARITVVQGDTARTPDQGVTAGSKTIQRGAAVIRQAAADARYTLRLLASVRLSTSVDQLATADGVVRVIDDPTRRATYGELVGGRRFSRPVTRDFQTKPRAAYTVVGTSVPRLDIPGKATGVHVYVQDVRVPGMLHGRVVRAREVGARVAAVDESSVRGLPGLVRVVREGDFVGVVCEREEQAIAAARALTVTWRVGSRLPAMAALHDALAQIPSTARVLVNRGDVDGVLKRAAASLEREYRWPYQMHASIGPSCGVADVRKGGTTVWTASQSVFELRGALAGLLGLPAERVRAIFVEGSGCYGHNGADDAAADAAILSRAVGRPVRVQWMRHDEHGHEPKGPAMVMRVRGALDADRHVAAWDYAVWTPTHTRRPAGRAGNLLAGEETGALETLPRVGGGDRNAQHGYTFPSNRVVVHELDRSPLRVSALRGLGAPANTFASESFVDELAAAAGADPVEFRLRHLGDPRAVAVIRAAARAAGWTPRPAPGARGNDPAVGRGIAYCQYENENAYVAAVVEVEVSRARGTIRVRRVAVAHDCGLVVNPDGVRNQIEGNVLQAISRTLKEAVQFDAGGVTSLDWSSYPILTFAEAPDTVEIVLLDPGDKPPVGAGEPATCPIPAAIANAVFDATGVRLRTVPFTPDRVREELARA, from the coding sequence GTGATTCGAGTTAGGCCGGGCGCTGCCCTGTCCCGTCGCGCGCTGCTACAGGCGGCAGGGGCCCTGATCGTCACATTCTCGCTCCCGTCCGCCGCCCGCGCCCAGACCCCGCGCATCGGCGAGGACGAGCCGGTCCTGCCCGGCCAGGTCGCCGCGCCGGGGCAGTCCATCCCCCCCGGCCAGATCGACGCCTGGCTCGCCATCGCGCCCGACGGCGGCGTCAACCTCTACACGGGGAAGGTGGAGCTCGGCACCGGTGTCGCGACCGCGCTGGCTCAGATCGTCGCCGAGGAGTTGGACGTCGCGGTGGCGCGCATCACGGTCGTGCAGGGCGACACCGCGCGCACGCCCGATCAGGGCGTCACCGCCGGGAGCAAGACCATTCAGCGCGGCGCCGCGGTGATCCGGCAGGCCGCCGCCGACGCCCGGTACACCCTTCGCCTCCTCGCCTCGGTGCGGCTGTCCACCTCGGTGGATCAGCTCGCGACGGCCGACGGCGTGGTCCGCGTGATCGACGATCCGACGCGGCGGGCCACCTACGGCGAGCTGGTGGGCGGCCGCCGATTCAGCCGGCCCGTCACCCGCGACTTCCAGACCAAGCCGCGCGCCGCCTACACGGTGGTCGGGACCTCGGTGCCGCGGCTCGACATTCCCGGGAAGGCGACGGGCGTCCACGTCTACGTGCAGGACGTCCGCGTGCCGGGCATGCTCCACGGGCGCGTGGTCCGGGCCCGCGAGGTCGGGGCGCGCGTGGCCGCGGTGGACGAGAGCTCGGTGCGCGGCCTGCCCGGCCTCGTGCGCGTGGTGCGCGAGGGCGACTTCGTGGGCGTGGTCTGCGAGCGCGAGGAGCAGGCCATCGCGGCCGCGCGCGCGCTCACGGTGACCTGGCGGGTCGGCTCGCGCTTGCCCGCCATGGCGGCGCTGCACGACGCGCTCGCCCAGATCCCGTCCACGGCGCGCGTGCTCGTCAACCGCGGGGACGTGGACGGCGTCCTGAAACGGGCCGCCGCCTCCCTCGAGCGCGAGTATCGCTGGCCTTACCAGATGCACGCCTCCATCGGGCCGTCGTGCGGCGTCGCCGACGTGCGCAAGGGCGGCACCACGGTGTGGACGGCGAGCCAGAGCGTGTTCGAGCTGCGCGGCGCGCTGGCCGGGCTCCTCGGTCTGCCCGCCGAGCGCGTGCGCGCGATCTTCGTGGAGGGCTCCGGCTGCTACGGCCACAACGGCGCCGACGACGCGGCCGCCGATGCCGCGATCCTCTCGCGCGCGGTGGGCCGGCCGGTGCGCGTCCAGTGGATGCGCCACGACGAGCACGGCCACGAGCCCAAGGGCCCGGCGATGGTCATGCGGGTGCGGGGCGCGCTCGACGCCGACCGGCACGTGGCCGCGTGGGACTACGCGGTGTGGACGCCCACCCACACGCGGCGGCCCGCCGGCCGCGCGGGCAATCTCCTCGCGGGGGAGGAGACGGGTGCGCTGGAGACGCTGCCGCGCGTGGGGGGCGGCGACCGGAACGCCCAGCACGGCTACACGTTCCCCTCGAACCGAGTGGTCGTGCACGAGCTCGACCGGAGCCCGCTCCGCGTGTCGGCGCTACGGGGGCTCGGCGCGCCCGCGAACACCTTCGCCAGCGAGTCGTTCGTAGACGAGCTGGCCGCGGCGGCGGGCGCCGATCCCGTCGAATTCCGCCTCCGTCACCTCGGCGATCCGCGCGCGGTCGCGGTCATCCGGGCGGCGGCGCGCGCGGCCGGCTGGACGCCGCGGCCCGCGCCCGGCGCGCGCGGCAACGACCCCGCGGTGGGACGGGGGATCGCCTACTGCCAGTACGAGAACGAGAACGCCTACGTGGCCGCGGTCGTCGAGGTGGAAGTGAGCCGGGCTCGCGGGACCATTCGGGTGCGCCGGGTCGCGGTCGCCCACGACTGCGGGCTCGTGGTGAATCCGGACGGCGTGCGCAACCAGATCGAGGGCAATGTCCTGCAGGCGATCAGCCGGACGCTCAAGGAAGCCGTCCAGTTCGATGCGGGCGGGGTGACGAGCCTCGACTGGTCCTCCTATCCCATCCTCACCTTCGCCGAGGCTCCGGACACGGTGGAGATCGTCCTGCTGGATCCCGGCGACAAGCCGCCCGTCGGCGCGGGCGAGCCCGCCACCTGTCCCATTCCCGCCGCCATCGCCAATGCCGTCTTCGACGCCACGGGCGTCCGGCTGCGCACGGTGCCGTTCACCCCGGATCGCGTCCGCGAGGAGCTTGCCCGCGCATGA
- the tenA gene encoding thiaminase II, with the protein MTFTSTLWRSIDGIYASILRHPFVAGLTDGSLPRHSFRFYAVQDALYLRDFARALSVAAAHAPQDDWIIMFNEHAAGALKVERQLHESFFKEFGLTVDEVATTPLAPTNLAYTSYLLAVAYGAPFHENMAALLPCYWIYWEVGKELERRGSPDPLYTRWIGTYASGEFGALVEAVLEATNVMAGRVGETERAAMRRHFLATSRYEWMFWDMGWRREGWPVS; encoded by the coding sequence ATGACTTTCACGAGCACGCTCTGGCGCTCCATCGACGGCATCTACGCGTCCATCCTCCGTCATCCCTTCGTCGCCGGCCTCACCGACGGCTCGCTCCCGCGCCACAGCTTCCGCTTCTACGCCGTCCAGGACGCGCTCTATCTGCGCGACTTCGCCCGGGCGCTCTCCGTCGCCGCCGCCCACGCGCCTCAGGACGACTGGATCATCATGTTCAACGAGCACGCGGCGGGCGCGCTCAAGGTGGAACGACAGCTCCACGAGAGCTTCTTCAAGGAGTTCGGGCTCACCGTCGACGAGGTGGCGACCACGCCGCTGGCTCCCACCAACCTGGCCTACACCTCCTATCTCCTCGCCGTCGCCTACGGCGCGCCCTTCCACGAGAACATGGCCGCGCTCCTGCCCTGCTACTGGATCTACTGGGAGGTAGGCAAGGAGCTCGAGCGGCGCGGCTCGCCCGATCCGCTCTACACGCGCTGGATCGGCACCTACGCGTCGGGGGAGTTCGGCGCGCTGGTGGAAGCGGTGCTGGAGGCGACCAACGTGATGGCGGGACGCGTGGGCGAGACGGAGCGCGCGGCGATGCGCCGGCACTTCCTCGCCACCAGCCGCTACGAGTGGATGTTCTGGGACATGGGGTGGCGGCGCGAAGGCTGGCCCGTGTCCTGA
- a CDS encoding response regulator, which produces MSEPTRILVVDDTPVNLKLLGDLLTAKGYTITTAASGPEALEKIDRDPPDLVLLDVMMPGMSGYEVCKKLRENPATAILPVVMVTALDPAQERVKGIDAGADDFLTKPINQPELLARVRSLLRVKSLWDQLGDLNRTLESRVAEQVGQLERLAKLKRFFSPQLAEAIVNGGADDPLKSHRREVTVVFIDLRGFTAFAETAEPEEVMSVLREYHAAMGELILTHEGTLERFTGDGMMIFFNDPVPVPNPQERAVRMALAMRARVDDLMRGWRKRGYELDFGVGIAEGYATIGAIGFEGRWDYGAIGTVTNLAARLCGEARPGQILISRKLHGRVDDLVAAESVGELALKGFSRPVSAYNLTAIKTE; this is translated from the coding sequence ATGAGTGAGCCCACGCGCATCCTGGTGGTGGACGACACCCCCGTCAATCTCAAGCTCCTGGGCGACCTGCTGACCGCGAAGGGCTACACGATCACCACCGCGGCCTCCGGCCCCGAGGCCCTCGAGAAGATCGACCGGGACCCGCCGGACCTGGTGCTACTGGACGTGATGATGCCGGGCATGAGCGGCTATGAAGTGTGCAAGAAGCTCCGCGAGAACCCCGCCACCGCGATCCTGCCGGTGGTGATGGTCACCGCGCTCGATCCGGCGCAGGAGCGCGTCAAAGGGATCGACGCGGGGGCCGACGACTTCCTCACCAAGCCCATCAATCAACCGGAGCTGCTCGCCCGCGTGAGGTCGCTGCTGCGGGTGAAGTCCCTGTGGGATCAGCTCGGCGATCTCAATCGTACGCTCGAGTCGCGGGTCGCCGAGCAGGTCGGGCAGCTCGAGCGCCTGGCCAAGCTCAAGCGCTTCTTCTCACCGCAGCTCGCCGAGGCCATCGTCAACGGCGGTGCCGACGACCCCCTCAAGAGCCATCGCCGCGAGGTCACGGTGGTGTTCATCGATCTCCGCGGCTTCACCGCGTTCGCCGAGACCGCGGAGCCGGAAGAGGTCATGAGCGTGCTCCGCGAGTACCACGCGGCGATGGGCGAGCTCATCCTCACCCACGAAGGGACGCTCGAGCGGTTCACCGGCGACGGCATGATGATCTTCTTCAACGATCCCGTGCCGGTGCCGAACCCGCAGGAGCGCGCGGTGCGCATGGCGCTCGCCATGCGGGCGCGCGTGGACGACCTCATGCGTGGCTGGCGAAAACGCGGCTATGAGCTCGACTTCGGCGTGGGCATCGCCGAGGGCTACGCGACCATCGGCGCCATCGGCTTCGAGGGGCGCTGGGACTACGGGGCCATCGGCACCGTCACCAATCTCGCCGCCCGCCTCTGCGGCGAGGCCAGGCCTGGGCAGATCCTCATCTCGCGCAAGCTCCACGGGCGGGTGGACGACCTGGTCGCGGCGGAGTCCGTGGGCGAGCTCGCGCTGAAGGGCTTCTCGCGCCCGGTCAGCGCCTACAATCTGACCGCGATCAAGACCGAGTGA
- a CDS encoding GAF domain-containing protein, with the protein MRTGRLSRKYTVALVVLVTAALVASGAVQLYSSYNENKAALVALQNEKARGAAIRIETYVKEIERQLSWTTQPQLVASAAAVDQRRQDSYRLQRQVPPITELSYLDANGREQLLISRLAMDVVGSQTDYSKEPKFREAKTGKTYFSPVYFRKESEPYMTIAMPQSGGGVTVAEVNLKFIWDVVSQIKVGKAGIAYVVDRTGALIAHPDISLVLQKTSLDNLEQVKAAITPDGPEVTTAKDPKGREVLTAHSTITPLGWVVFVDQPLEEALEPLRVSARRTGLLVVGGILLSIAVSALLARRMARPIQVLQESAAKIGAGDLGHQIDLRSGDELETLADEFNRMTSRLRESYATLEQRVEDRTRELSEALEQQTATAEILRVISSSPTDLQPMFDAIARNALRLCQGRFSTVLRVEDGLIYPAARHNFGDSTFSEVADPYPVRVDSDEVVAQAIRGRVMIHMPDIDADPRTTPVAARVTRLLGVKSHVIVPMLREDVSIGAIIVGRTTVGSFTPAQLALLQTFADQAVIAIENVRLFKELEEKNRTITEALEQQTATAEVLRVISSSPTDVQPVFASVLSSAVRLCGAQFAGVFRYEGGLVHFVTSHQWPDAQLEVVRQRFPMPPGEGSLAARAIRDRRVVQTPDYVAEPAVQARWKFGGPAPRGTIAMPILREDVPLGCIVLARDEPGLFSEEHVALLQTFADQAGIAIDNVRLFKELEEKNRTISEALEQQTATSEILRVISSSPTDVQPVLDAVAENAARVCGANDAIILRVEAEGRELVRVAHFGELPLTFPEIRPLNRQSTSGRAILEGHAIHIEDMHAPELVREFPMYAGNPERTILAMPLMREGTAIGAIAIRRTDVRPFTEKQIALLQTFADQAVIAIENVRLFTELQSRTAELTRSVGELEALGEVSRAISSTLDLEVVLSTIVARANQLAETDGGAMYEYDAATRAFRLWATDRFPDEFVAALRATTLVYGEGAVGRAAATRAPVQVPDVRDTQVYESRIRDVLVRSGYRSLLAVPLISEDQVVGALVVNRRVAGEFPPRIVELLSTFATQSALAIQNARLFSEIEDKSRQLEVANQHKSEFLASVSHELRTPLNAIIGFSEVMLERLFGEVNEKQEEYLQDILSSGRHLLSLINDILDLAKIEAGRMELEAGDFDLPQAIDNTLVLVRERAMRRGITVERAVDPALGEINGDERKVKQVLLNLLSNAVKFTPEGGRIDVRATAVNGTVEISVTDTGVGIAPEDQEAVFEEFRQVGTDYARKHEGTGLGLALARKFVELHGGKIWVTSQVGHGSTFTFTIPVSR; encoded by the coding sequence AACGAGAAGGCCCGGGGCGCCGCCATCCGCATCGAGACCTACGTGAAGGAGATCGAGCGGCAGCTCAGCTGGACCACCCAGCCGCAGCTCGTGGCCTCGGCGGCGGCGGTGGACCAGCGGCGCCAGGACTCCTATCGACTCCAGCGCCAGGTGCCGCCCATCACCGAGCTGAGCTATCTAGATGCAAATGGCCGCGAACAGCTACTGATCTCGCGGCTGGCCATGGACGTGGTGGGCAGCCAGACCGACTACTCCAAGGAGCCCAAGTTCCGCGAGGCCAAGACCGGAAAGACGTACTTCAGTCCCGTCTATTTCCGCAAGGAGTCGGAGCCGTACATGACCATCGCGATGCCGCAAAGCGGCGGCGGGGTCACGGTGGCCGAGGTCAATCTCAAGTTCATCTGGGACGTGGTCTCGCAGATCAAGGTCGGCAAGGCGGGCATCGCCTACGTGGTGGATCGCACGGGGGCCCTGATCGCGCATCCCGACATTAGCCTCGTGCTCCAGAAGACCTCGCTGGACAACCTCGAGCAGGTGAAGGCGGCGATCACGCCCGACGGCCCCGAGGTGACCACCGCGAAGGATCCCAAGGGGCGCGAGGTGCTCACCGCGCACTCGACGATCACGCCGCTGGGCTGGGTGGTGTTCGTGGACCAGCCGCTCGAGGAGGCGCTCGAGCCTTTGCGCGTGTCCGCCCGCCGCACGGGGCTCTTGGTGGTGGGCGGTATTCTGCTCTCGATCGCGGTGAGCGCGCTGCTCGCCCGGCGGATGGCCCGGCCAATCCAGGTGCTGCAGGAGAGCGCGGCCAAGATCGGCGCGGGCGACCTCGGGCACCAGATCGATCTCCGGAGCGGCGACGAGCTCGAGACGCTCGCCGACGAGTTCAACCGGATGACGAGCCGGTTGCGCGAGTCGTATGCGACGCTGGAGCAGCGGGTCGAGGACCGGACGCGCGAGCTCTCCGAGGCTCTCGAGCAGCAGACCGCCACCGCCGAGATCCTGCGGGTCATTTCCTCGTCCCCGACCGACCTTCAGCCGATGTTCGACGCGATCGCCCGCAATGCCCTCCGACTCTGTCAGGGGCGCTTCAGCACGGTGCTGCGCGTCGAGGACGGGCTCATCTACCCCGCGGCCCGGCACAACTTCGGCGACAGCACGTTCTCGGAGGTCGCGGATCCGTATCCGGTGCGCGTCGACTCCGATGAGGTGGTAGCGCAGGCGATCCGCGGACGCGTGATGATCCACATGCCCGACATCGACGCCGACCCGCGGACGACGCCCGTGGCCGCGCGCGTCACCCGGCTCCTCGGGGTGAAGAGTCACGTGATCGTGCCGATGCTCCGTGAGGACGTCAGCATCGGCGCCATCATCGTCGGGCGAACCACCGTTGGCTCCTTCACTCCCGCGCAGCTCGCGCTCCTGCAGACGTTCGCCGACCAGGCGGTGATCGCCATCGAGAACGTCCGGCTCTTCAAGGAGCTCGAAGAGAAAAACCGCACCATCACCGAGGCGCTGGAGCAGCAGACGGCGACTGCCGAGGTGCTCCGGGTGATCTCGTCCTCGCCGACGGACGTGCAGCCGGTGTTCGCCTCCGTCCTCTCCAGCGCGGTGCGGCTGTGCGGCGCGCAGTTCGCCGGCGTGTTCCGGTACGAGGGCGGGCTGGTGCACTTCGTGACGTCGCATCAGTGGCCGGATGCCCAGCTCGAGGTCGTGCGCCAGCGCTTCCCCATGCCCCCGGGCGAGGGAAGTCTCGCCGCCCGGGCCATCCGGGACCGGCGCGTCGTGCAGACCCCGGACTACGTGGCCGAGCCGGCGGTGCAGGCGCGCTGGAAGTTCGGCGGCCCGGCGCCGCGCGGCACCATCGCGATGCCCATCCTGCGGGAGGACGTCCCCCTAGGCTGTATCGTCCTCGCGCGCGACGAGCCCGGGCTGTTCTCGGAGGAGCATGTGGCGCTGCTCCAGACCTTCGCCGACCAGGCGGGGATCGCCATCGACAACGTCCGGCTCTTCAAGGAGCTGGAGGAGAAGAACCGGACCATCAGCGAGGCGCTCGAGCAGCAGACCGCCACGAGCGAGATCCTGCGCGTGATCTCATCGTCTCCGACCGACGTGCAGCCGGTGCTGGACGCGGTCGCCGAGAACGCGGCGCGGGTGTGCGGCGCCAACGACGCGATCATTCTGCGTGTCGAGGCCGAGGGCCGGGAGCTGGTTCGGGTCGCCCATTTCGGCGAGCTGCCCTTGACCTTTCCAGAGATCCGGCCCCTCAACCGGCAGAGCACGTCGGGTCGCGCCATTCTCGAAGGGCACGCGATCCACATCGAGGACATGCATGCGCCGGAGCTCGTGCGTGAGTTCCCGATGTACGCAGGTAACCCGGAGCGCACCATCTTGGCGATGCCGCTGATGCGCGAAGGGACGGCCATCGGGGCCATCGCCATCCGGCGGACCGATGTCCGGCCGTTCACCGAGAAGCAGATCGCTCTCCTGCAGACGTTCGCCGATCAGGCGGTGATCGCCATCGAGAACGTGCGCCTGTTCACCGAGCTGCAGTCGCGCACCGCTGAGCTGACGCGCTCGGTGGGCGAGCTGGAAGCGCTGGGCGAGGTGAGCCGCGCCATCTCGTCCACGCTCGACCTCGAGGTCGTGCTGTCCACCATCGTGGCGCGGGCCAATCAGCTCGCCGAGACCGATGGCGGCGCCATGTACGAATACGACGCGGCGACGCGCGCCTTCCGCCTGTGGGCGACCGACCGATTCCCGGACGAGTTCGTGGCCGCCCTGCGCGCCACCACCTTGGTGTACGGCGAAGGGGCGGTGGGCCGGGCGGCGGCGACGCGGGCGCCCGTCCAGGTGCCCGACGTCAGGGACACCCAGGTCTACGAGAGCCGGATCCGCGACGTGCTGGTGCGCTCGGGCTACCGCTCGCTGCTCGCAGTGCCGCTGATCAGCGAGGACCAGGTGGTGGGGGCGCTGGTGGTGAACCGCCGGGTGGCCGGCGAGTTCCCGCCGCGCATCGTCGAGCTCCTGAGCACCTTCGCCACCCAGTCCGCCCTCGCCATCCAGAACGCGCGGCTGTTCAGCGAGATCGAGGACAAGAGCCGCCAGCTCGAGGTGGCCAACCAGCACAAGTCGGAGTTCCTGGCCAGCGTGTCCCACGAGCTGCGCACGCCGCTCAACGCCATCATCGGCTTCTCCGAGGTGATGCTCGAGCGGCTCTTCGGCGAGGTGAACGAGAAGCAGGAGGAGTACCTCCAGGACATCCTCTCGTCGGGGCGGCACCTCCTCTCGCTGATCAACGACATCCTCGACCTCGCCAAGATCGAGGCGGGCCGGATGGAGCTGGAGGCCGGCGACTTCGATCTCCCCCAGGCCATCGACAACACGCTCGTGCTCGTCCGCGAGCGGGCGATGCGACGGGGCATCACGGTGGAGCGGGCGGTGGATCCCGCGCTGGGCGAGATCAACGGCGACGAGCGCAAGGTCAAGCAGGTCCTGCTGAACCTCCTGTCCAATGCGGTCAAGTTCACTCCGGAGGGCGGCCGCATCGACGTGCGGGCGACGGCGGTGAACGGCACGGTCGAGATCTCGGTGACCGACACCGGCGTCGGCATCGCGCCGGAGGACCAGGAGGCGGTGTTCGAGGAGTTCCGCCAGGTCGGTACGGACTACGCGCGCAAGCACGAGGGCACCGGGCTCGGCCTGGCCCTGGCGCGGAAGTTCGTCGAGCTCCACGGCGGCAAGATCTGGGTCACGAGCCAGGTGGGGCACGGCTCCACCTTCACCTTCACCATCCCGGTATCCCGATGA
- a CDS encoding response regulator, whose translation MAGELILVVEDNDKNRKLVRDVLTAKGYRLVEAETGEDGVRLARDEHPALVLMDIQLPGINGIEALRQLRADAATAGIPVIAVTASAMTQDRQKILAAGFDAYQSKPISIRPFLDLVREVLDRPRESRA comes from the coding sequence ATGGCAGGCGAGCTGATCCTCGTCGTCGAGGACAACGACAAGAACCGCAAGCTGGTCCGCGACGTGCTGACCGCCAAGGGCTATCGCCTCGTGGAGGCGGAGACTGGCGAGGACGGCGTGCGCCTGGCCCGAGACGAGCATCCCGCCCTCGTGCTGATGGACATTCAGCTCCCGGGCATCAACGGGATCGAGGCGCTGCGCCAGCTCCGGGCCGATGCGGCCACCGCCGGGATCCCCGTCATCGCGGTGACCGCCTCGGCGATGACCCAGGACCGGCAGAAGATCCTCGCCGCCGGGTTCGACGCCTATCAGTCGAAGCCCATCAGCATCCGGCCCTTCTTGGACCTCGTGCGCGAGGTCCTCGATCGCCCGCGAGAGTCGCGCGCATGA